In Polyodon spathula isolate WHYD16114869_AA chromosome 53, ASM1765450v1, whole genome shotgun sequence, one DNA window encodes the following:
- the LOC121307146 gene encoding uncharacterized protein LOC121307146 isoform X2: MASPRSLRQQNRVPPGKRNEGASLAQTRIFGREMATGGLPRENHEGRSALQGDRPSATRAKENTASQCPARGSKIPVLVKPHRAKLPANFTKLHQNWEASFQKGKALKKKPCTQPVPFNLTQKGAKTTVVRETDLRRQAKGAPDSNPALPLSRVQKTPGKDETVHGLTRNPVQPNHEMPLDTNGAHSDQPVRIIAASPDEAVATPSNAARRVAVAFHTNSAGMEQNGSSQYNQPQLIPFTLNQLPHVALETTINRNAAAVAPRTPTHSGNQPPRATVEPRVGTEPGEKSVSYAPKPLVHNSSDFAVPDSGAKNKSLKQRPSPAHPAPPPQKPAALAKDGKAAVEDFVPDPAALASILQNLGLNPGGAAPSGSASRAPTLGRGSVYLPQRVTMSVRAKGFDRHMTPGRANQNSHRTSVWTPGRVLDTRPQSTRKLSTMQRPCGFRGTPMQTPSQQRIAWMNAVTSKLRNANGSPCMEHVAVRLFEKPEEGDGQLDTQVNRDRDEGQEEEGASRPPQEREREAAAPAFFQSVSRESVIVFSQGRRVCQQVEAQENGKASQASNGPLSSAPFRSTPAGVVQSKLVPGPSTFSETKSTPSTLSALQSGHALPCHSSLSGRLATSQDETTGQPVGVRWKIPAAAAPPSGSLMKQRLLVQRMQDVLLDEECAFYTSRTRDQHCPVPLCRDLHNPLARTFHLQEALHFVPILPG, translated from the exons ATGGCTTCACCCCGTTCCCTCCGGCAGCAAAACCGCGTCCCCCCCGGTAAACG GAATGAGGGGGCTTCCTTGGCGCAGACTCGAATCTTCGGCAGGGAGATGGCGACGGGGGGGCTGCCTCGAGAGAACCACGAGGGAAGGAGTGCTTTGCAGGGGGATCGTCCCTCAGCCACGCGGGCGAAGGagaacactgcctcccagtgtCCAGCTAGGGGCAGCAAAATACCTGTCCTGGTGAAACCACACAGAGCCAAACTCCCAGCCAACTTCACCAAACTGCACCAGAACTGGGAGGCCAGCTTCCAGAAG GGGAAAGCCCTCAAAAAGAAGCCGTGCACCCAGCCTGTGCCTTTTAACCTGACCCAAAAAGGTGCCAAGACCACAGTGGTAAGGGAAACTGACTTGAGACGACAAGCCAAAGGAGCACCTGACTCGAACCCTGCGTTGCCGCTTTCAAGGGTACAGAAGACTCCTGGCAAAGACGAGACAGTTCACGGCTTGACAAGGAACCCAGTTCAACCGAACCACGAAATGCCACTGGACACTAATGGAGCGCACAGTGACCAGCCGGTGCGGATTATAGCTGCCAGTCCTGATGAAGCTGTTGCCACTCCCAGTAATGCAGCACGTCGTGTAGCAGTAGCCTTTCACACAAACTCTGCCGGCATGGAACAGAATGGCTCGTCGCAGTATAACCAGCCACAATTGATTCCCTTCACACTTAACCAGCTGCCACATGTGGCTTTGGAAACCACAATAAACAGGAATGCAGCTGCCGTGGCACCCCGCACCCCCACACACTCCGGAAACCAGCCCCCCAGAGCGACTGTGGAGCCCAGAGTTGGCACAGAACCAGGAGAGAAGTCTGTGTCCTATGCCCCCAAGCCActtgtgcacaacag TTCAGATTTTGCTGTTCCAGATTCAGGAGCTAAGAACAAGTCTCTGAAACAGAGACCCTCCCCGGCACACCCTGCCCCCCCTCCTCAGAAACCTGCTGCCCTGGCAAAGG ATGGCAAAGCTGCAGTGGAGGATTTTGTCCCAGATCCCGCGGCTCTGGCCAGTATCCTGCAGAACCTGGGACTGAATCCAGGCGGCGCTGCACCCAGCGGCTCAGCGTCTCGAGCACCCACACTGGGCAGGGGCTCGGTGTACCTG ccCCAGAGAGTAACTATGTCTGTCCGAGCAAAAG GCTTCGATCGGCACATGACTCCCGGCCGGGCCAATCAGAACTCCCATCGGACCTCAGTGTGGACCCCGGGGAGAGTGTTGGACACCAGACCCCAGTCCACG AGGAAGCTGTCGACCATGCAGAGGCCCTGTGGCTTTAGAGGCACTCCGATGCAG ACTCCATCCCAGCAGAGAATAGCCTGGATGAACGCCGTGACGAGCAAGCTGCGGAATGCGAATGGGTCCCCTTGCATG GAGCACGTAGCTGTGAGGCTCTTTGAGAAACCTGAAGAGGGGGACGGACAGCTGGACACGCAGGTGAACCGGGACAGAGACGAG GGTCAGGAAGAAGAGGGGGCTAGCCGACCTCCgcaggagagagaaagggaggcagCGGCTCCAGCCTTCTTCCAGTCTGTCAGCAGGGAATCCGTCATAGTGTTCTCCCAGGGGAGGAGGGTCTGCCAGCAGGTGGAGGCTCAGGAAAACGGGAAGGCTTCTCAGGCCTCCAATGGACCTTTGAGTTCTGCACCCTTTAGGAGCACTCCAGCTGGAGTCGTCCAGTCTAAACTGGTCCCCGGCCCCAGCACTTTCTCTGAGACAAAGAGCACTCCCTCCACATTATCAGCACTGCAGTCAGGACACGCCCTGCCCTGCCACTCTTCACTTTCAGGGCGGCTGGCTACTTCACAAGATGAAACAACTG GTCAACCTGTGGGGGTCAGGTGGAAAATACCTGCTGCTGCAGCGCCCCCCTCTGGCTCCTTGATGAAACAGCGGCTGCTAGTGCAGCGAATGCAAGACGTTCTGCTGGATGAGGAGTGTGCCTTCTACACGTCTCGGACTCGGGACCAGCACTGCCCCGTCCCGCTCTGCAGAGACCTGCACAACCCCCTGGCACGCACCTTCCACTTGCAGGAGGCCCTT CATTTTGTCCCGATTCTCCCGGGCTGA
- the LOC121307146 gene encoding uncharacterized protein LOC121307146 isoform X1: MASPRSLRQQNRVPPGKRNEGASLAQTRIFGREMATGGLPRENHEGRSALQGDRPSATRAKENTASQCPARGSKIPVLVKPHRAKLPANFTKLHQNWEASFQKGKALKKKPCTQPVPFNLTQKGAKTTVVRETDLRRQAKGAPDSNPALPLSRVQKTPGKDETVHGLTRNPVQPNHEMPLDTNGAHSDQPVRIIAASPDEAVATPSNAARRVAVAFHTNSAGMEQNGSSQYNQPQLIPFTLNQLPHVALETTINRNAAAVAPRTPTHSGNQPPRATVEPRVGTEPGEKSVSYAPKPLVHNSSDFAVPDSGAKNKSLKQRPSPAHPAPPPQKPAALAKDGKAAVEDFVPDPAALASILQNLGLNPGGAAPSGSASRAPTLGRGSVYLPQRVTMSVRAKGFDRHMTPGRANQNSHRTSVWTPGRVLDTRPQSTRKLSTMQRPCGFRGTPMQTPSQQRIAWMNAVTSKLRNANGSPCMEHVAVRLFEKPEEGDGQLDTQVNRDRDENNTLSSPPQGQEEEGASRPPQEREREAAAPAFFQSVSRESVIVFSQGRRVCQQVEAQENGKASQASNGPLSSAPFRSTPAGVVQSKLVPGPSTFSETKSTPSTLSALQSGHALPCHSSLSGRLATSQDETTGQPVGVRWKIPAAAAPPSGSLMKQRLLVQRMQDVLLDEECAFYTSRTRDQHCPVPLCRDLHNPLARTFHLQEALHFVPILPG; the protein is encoded by the exons ATGGCTTCACCCCGTTCCCTCCGGCAGCAAAACCGCGTCCCCCCCGGTAAACG GAATGAGGGGGCTTCCTTGGCGCAGACTCGAATCTTCGGCAGGGAGATGGCGACGGGGGGGCTGCCTCGAGAGAACCACGAGGGAAGGAGTGCTTTGCAGGGGGATCGTCCCTCAGCCACGCGGGCGAAGGagaacactgcctcccagtgtCCAGCTAGGGGCAGCAAAATACCTGTCCTGGTGAAACCACACAGAGCCAAACTCCCAGCCAACTTCACCAAACTGCACCAGAACTGGGAGGCCAGCTTCCAGAAG GGGAAAGCCCTCAAAAAGAAGCCGTGCACCCAGCCTGTGCCTTTTAACCTGACCCAAAAAGGTGCCAAGACCACAGTGGTAAGGGAAACTGACTTGAGACGACAAGCCAAAGGAGCACCTGACTCGAACCCTGCGTTGCCGCTTTCAAGGGTACAGAAGACTCCTGGCAAAGACGAGACAGTTCACGGCTTGACAAGGAACCCAGTTCAACCGAACCACGAAATGCCACTGGACACTAATGGAGCGCACAGTGACCAGCCGGTGCGGATTATAGCTGCCAGTCCTGATGAAGCTGTTGCCACTCCCAGTAATGCAGCACGTCGTGTAGCAGTAGCCTTTCACACAAACTCTGCCGGCATGGAACAGAATGGCTCGTCGCAGTATAACCAGCCACAATTGATTCCCTTCACACTTAACCAGCTGCCACATGTGGCTTTGGAAACCACAATAAACAGGAATGCAGCTGCCGTGGCACCCCGCACCCCCACACACTCCGGAAACCAGCCCCCCAGAGCGACTGTGGAGCCCAGAGTTGGCACAGAACCAGGAGAGAAGTCTGTGTCCTATGCCCCCAAGCCActtgtgcacaacag TTCAGATTTTGCTGTTCCAGATTCAGGAGCTAAGAACAAGTCTCTGAAACAGAGACCCTCCCCGGCACACCCTGCCCCCCCTCCTCAGAAACCTGCTGCCCTGGCAAAGG ATGGCAAAGCTGCAGTGGAGGATTTTGTCCCAGATCCCGCGGCTCTGGCCAGTATCCTGCAGAACCTGGGACTGAATCCAGGCGGCGCTGCACCCAGCGGCTCAGCGTCTCGAGCACCCACACTGGGCAGGGGCTCGGTGTACCTG ccCCAGAGAGTAACTATGTCTGTCCGAGCAAAAG GCTTCGATCGGCACATGACTCCCGGCCGGGCCAATCAGAACTCCCATCGGACCTCAGTGTGGACCCCGGGGAGAGTGTTGGACACCAGACCCCAGTCCACG AGGAAGCTGTCGACCATGCAGAGGCCCTGTGGCTTTAGAGGCACTCCGATGCAG ACTCCATCCCAGCAGAGAATAGCCTGGATGAACGCCGTGACGAGCAAGCTGCGGAATGCGAATGGGTCCCCTTGCATG GAGCACGTAGCTGTGAGGCTCTTTGAGAAACCTGAAGAGGGGGACGGACAGCTGGACACGCAGGTGAACCGGGACAGAGACGAG aataataCCCTTTCATCACCTCCCCAGGGTCAGGAAGAAGAGGGGGCTAGCCGACCTCCgcaggagagagaaagggaggcagCGGCTCCAGCCTTCTTCCAGTCTGTCAGCAGGGAATCCGTCATAGTGTTCTCCCAGGGGAGGAGGGTCTGCCAGCAGGTGGAGGCTCAGGAAAACGGGAAGGCTTCTCAGGCCTCCAATGGACCTTTGAGTTCTGCACCCTTTAGGAGCACTCCAGCTGGAGTCGTCCAGTCTAAACTGGTCCCCGGCCCCAGCACTTTCTCTGAGACAAAGAGCACTCCCTCCACATTATCAGCACTGCAGTCAGGACACGCCCTGCCCTGCCACTCTTCACTTTCAGGGCGGCTGGCTACTTCACAAGATGAAACAACTG GTCAACCTGTGGGGGTCAGGTGGAAAATACCTGCTGCTGCAGCGCCCCCCTCTGGCTCCTTGATGAAACAGCGGCTGCTAGTGCAGCGAATGCAAGACGTTCTGCTGGATGAGGAGTGTGCCTTCTACACGTCTCGGACTCGGGACCAGCACTGCCCCGTCCCGCTCTGCAGAGACCTGCACAACCCCCTGGCACGCACCTTCCACTTGCAGGAGGCCCTT CATTTTGTCCCGATTCTCCCGGGCTGA